Proteins from a single region of Apium graveolens cultivar Ventura chromosome 7, ASM990537v1, whole genome shotgun sequence:
- the LOC141673323 gene encoding uncharacterized protein LOC141673323: protein MILKEMKEGNSKVKWMDREPYAYWKGNPFVVDNRKDLLKCNVSEEHDWNARLFVQDWIREGYKIYIEGYAWSVSEKYILACDSVTLLVKPDYYDFFVRSLKPLEHYWPINNDDKWRSIEYAVEWGNLNTEKAQEIGKAASTFIQDELKMDYVYDYMFHLLNEYAKLL from the exons ATGATATTGAAAGAAATGAAAGAAGGGAACAGTAAGGTCAAATGGATGGACAGGGAACCATATGCTTATTGGAAAGGAAACCCTTTTGTCGTAGACAACAGAAAAGACCTGCTGAAGTGCAATGTTTCTGAAGAACATGACTGGAATGCTCGTCTTTTCGTTCAG GACTGGATTCGCGAAGG GTACAAGATTTATATAGAAGGATATGCTTGGTCAGTTAGTGAAAAGTACATATTAGCTTGTGATTCAGTTACTTTGTTAGTGAAACCAGATTACTATGACTTCTTCGTGAGAAGCCTAAAGCCCTTGGAACATTACTGGCCAATCAACAATGATGACAAATGGAGATCAATAGAATATGCAGTAGAATGGGGAAATCTCAATACAGAGAAG GCACAGGAAATCGGAAAGGCTGCTAGCACCTTCATCCAAGATGAGCTAAAGATGGATTATGTTTATGACTACATGTTTCATTTGTTAAACGAATACGCAAAGCTCCTATGA
- the LOC141671285 gene encoding glutathione S-transferase T1-like, with translation MKLQIYSNRLSQPCRAIIIFCKLHRIEFEEISVSVAKGQQFTPEYKVINPMGKLPAIVHGSYKLFERYPSDIQKRAKIHSVLDWHHSNLRQGEVGYVQNRTLKPLLGGKLDPEAAVVNEKLLSKSLAKIKNFWLKGDGKFLLGNFQPSIAHLSLVCEIMQLQLVPESDRNRILSPYKKVLQWIEDTRNATNPYFDELHSFILELKAVLTVDSSVVVNEVTK, from the exons GCTTCATAGGATTGAATTTGAAGAGATTAGTGTTTCTGTTGCCAAGGGTCAGCAGTTTACTCCTGAATATAAAG TAATAAATCCTATGGGAAAATTGCCAGCAATTGTTCATGGAAGTTACAAGCTCTTTGAGAG GTATCCATCTGATATACAGAAAAGAGCAAAGATCCACTCCGTGTTAGATTGGCATCATTCGAATTTACGACAGGGTGAAG TTGGTTATGTTCAAAATAGGACACTTAAACCTCTACTTGGTGGTAAATTGGATCCAGAAGCTGCTGTTGTTAATGAAAAGCTTCTGTCTAAATCTCTTGCAAAAATCAAAAATTTTTGGCTCAAAGGAGATGGTAAGTTTCTGCTGGGAAACTTCCAACCATCAATTGCGCATCTCAGCTTAGTATGTGAAATTATGCAATTACAG CTTGTACCTGAAAGTGATCGTAACCGAATATTAAGTCCATACAAGAAAGTTCTGCAATGGATTGAGGATACCAGGAATGCAACTAATCCATATTTCGACGAATTACATTCATTTATCTTGGAACTCAAAGCCGTGCTGACAGTAGACAGCTCAGTAGTTGTAAACGAAGTGACTAAGTAG
- the LOC141671527 gene encoding putative phospholipid hydroperoxide glutathione peroxidase — MYFVFGGLLVVCDGKGNDVELSKYKGKVLLIVNVASQCGLTTSNYTELAELYKKYKDQGLEILAFPCNQFNGQGPGTNEEIENFVCTRFKAEYPIFSKVDVNGSDAAPLYKYLKSVKGDEIERNFAKFLVDKDDKLVERYAPTTTLLTFENDIKKVLGVA; from the exons ATGTATTTTGTGTTCGGTGGATTGCTGGTAGTTTG TGATGGCAAGGGTAATGATGTAGAGCTAAGCAAGTACAAGGGCAAAGTTTTGTTGATTGTCAATGTTGCATCTCAATG TGGCCTTACCACTTCAAACTATACCGAGTTGGCAGAGTTGTACAAGAAGTACAAGGATCAAG GACTAGAGATTCTTGCATTTCCATGCAACCAGTTTAATGGACAAGGGCCTGGGACTAATGAAGAAATTGAAAACTTTGTCTGCACTCGTTTCAAAGCTGAATATCCTATCTTCAGTAAG GTTGATGTGAATGGATCAGATGCTGCTCCGTTATACAAGTACCTCAAGTCCGTCAAAGGAGATGAAATTGAAAGGAATTTTGCCAAGTTTTTAGTCGATAAAGATGACAAACTTGTTGAACGTTATGCTCCCACAACCACTCTGCTTACCTTTGAG AATGATATCAAGAAAGTTTTAGGAGTCGCTTGA